Proteins encoded together in one Halorubellus sp. JP-L1 window:
- the gdhB gene encoding glutamate dehydrogenase GdhB — protein MATAKPTDSDDTDEETALETARRQLARAASHLDVDGGVIERLEHPDRVQRVSVPLERDDGSWEVYTGYRAQHDSVRGPFKGGLRFHPEVGEDECIGLAMWMTWKCAVMDLPFGGAKGGVVVDPKDLSEDEVERLTRRFAEELRDSIGPNHDIPAPDMGTGPQEMAWFMDAYSMQEGETTPGVVTGKPPVVGGSYGREKAPGRSVGIVAKEAIEYYDYDLEDVTVAVQGFGSVGANAARYLDDRGADVVAVSDVDGAIYDPDGLDTRDVEDHDERPGMVSGYDDAQRMNNADLLELDVDVLIPAAVGNVITADNVNDVQADIVVEGANGPTTSAADRILEERGIHVVPDILANAGGVTVSYFEWLQDINRRKWSLERVHEELEAEMLKAWDAVREEVEDRDCTWRDAAYVVALSRVADAHEARGLWP, from the coding sequence ATGGCCACAGCAAAACCTACTGACTCCGACGACACCGACGAAGAGACCGCGCTCGAAACAGCCCGCCGCCAGCTCGCGCGCGCCGCCAGCCACCTCGACGTGGACGGCGGCGTCATCGAGCGACTCGAACACCCCGACCGCGTCCAGCGCGTGAGCGTCCCGCTCGAACGCGACGACGGCTCCTGGGAGGTCTACACGGGCTATCGCGCCCAGCACGACAGCGTCCGCGGCCCGTTCAAGGGCGGCCTGCGCTTCCACCCCGAGGTCGGCGAGGACGAGTGCATCGGGCTCGCGATGTGGATGACCTGGAAGTGCGCCGTCATGGACCTCCCGTTCGGCGGCGCGAAGGGCGGCGTCGTCGTCGACCCGAAGGACCTCAGTGAGGACGAAGTCGAGCGGCTCACGCGACGGTTCGCGGAGGAACTCCGGGACTCCATCGGCCCGAACCACGACATCCCCGCGCCCGACATGGGCACGGGCCCGCAGGAGATGGCGTGGTTCATGGACGCGTACTCGATGCAGGAGGGCGAGACGACGCCCGGCGTCGTCACCGGGAAACCGCCCGTCGTCGGCGGGAGCTACGGCCGCGAGAAGGCCCCGGGTCGCTCCGTCGGCATCGTCGCGAAGGAAGCGATCGAGTACTACGACTACGACCTCGAGGACGTCACCGTCGCCGTCCAGGGGTTCGGTAGCGTCGGCGCGAACGCCGCGCGCTACCTCGACGACCGCGGCGCGGACGTCGTCGCCGTCAGCGACGTCGACGGCGCCATCTACGACCCCGACGGTCTCGACACGCGCGACGTCGAGGACCACGACGAACGCCCCGGCATGGTCTCGGGCTACGACGACGCCCAGCGCATGAACAACGCCGACCTGCTCGAGCTCGACGTCGACGTCCTCATCCCCGCCGCCGTCGGGAACGTCATCACCGCCGACAACGTGAACGACGTCCAGGCCGACATCGTCGTCGAGGGCGCGAACGGCCCGACGACGAGCGCCGCCGACCGCATCCTCGAAGAGCGCGGCATCCACGTCGTCCCCGACATCCTCGCGAACGCCGGCGGCGTGACGGTGTCGTACTTCGAGTGGCTCCAGGACATCAACCGACGGAAGTGGAGCCTCGAACGCGTCCACGAGGAACTCGAAGCGGAGATGCTGAAGGCGTGGGACGCCGTCCGCGAAGAGGTCGAGGACCGCGACTGCACGTGGCGCGACGCCGCGTACGTCGTCGCACTCTCCAGGGTCGCCGACGCGCACGAGGCCCGCGGCCTCTGGCCCTGA
- a CDS encoding CoA ester lyase has product MARRSVLFSPGDRPELMRKAPATGADVVVFDLEDAVAPSRKAEAREAVVDVLGDPEFDPDCEVCVRVNPIDDGATDATDATDLNASETAATAVADVDALADDLDDLRLDAFMLPKCASGDDVRAFDSLYPRDTPPVLALVESAAGVLHAESVASAAATDALVFGAEDLSADVGATRTDEGTEVLYAREHVVLAGANADVDAIDTVYTDFSDTDGLRDATAFAIQLGYDGKMAIHPSQVDPINDAFAPDPETVDWAERVMEAKAEADADGRGVFQVDGEMIDAPLIAQAERVLDRADAATDRPEYKEP; this is encoded by the coding sequence ATGGCACGCAGAAGCGTCCTGTTCTCGCCCGGCGACCGACCGGAACTGATGCGGAAGGCGCCCGCGACCGGCGCTGACGTCGTCGTCTTCGACCTCGAAGACGCGGTCGCACCGTCGCGGAAAGCCGAGGCGCGCGAGGCCGTCGTCGACGTCCTCGGCGATCCCGAGTTCGACCCCGACTGCGAAGTGTGCGTGCGCGTCAACCCGATCGACGATGGGGCGACGGACGCGACGGACGCGACCGACTTGAACGCGTCCGAGACGGCGGCGACCGCGGTCGCGGACGTCGACGCGCTCGCCGACGACCTCGACGACCTGCGGCTGGACGCGTTCATGCTCCCGAAGTGCGCGAGCGGCGACGACGTCCGCGCGTTCGACTCCCTGTACCCACGCGACACCCCGCCGGTGCTCGCGCTCGTCGAGAGCGCCGCCGGCGTCCTCCACGCCGAGTCCGTCGCGTCCGCGGCCGCGACCGACGCGCTCGTGTTCGGCGCGGAGGACCTGTCCGCGGACGTCGGCGCGACCCGCACCGACGAGGGCACGGAGGTTCTGTACGCTCGCGAGCACGTCGTGCTCGCCGGCGCGAACGCCGACGTCGACGCCATCGACACCGTCTACACCGACTTCTCGGACACCGACGGCCTCCGCGACGCGACCGCGTTCGCCATCCAACTGGGGTACGACGGCAAGATGGCGATCCATCCGTCGCAGGTCGACCCCATCAACGACGCGTTCGCGCCAGATCCCGAGACCGTCGACTGGGCGGAGCGCGTGATGGAAGCCAAAGCCGAGGCCGACGCCGACGGTCGCGGCGTCTTCCAGGTCGACGGCGAGATGATCGACGCCCCCCTGATCGCGCAGGCCGAACGCGTCCTCGACCGGGCCGACGCAGCGACCGACCGCCCTGAATATAAGGAACCTTAA
- a CDS encoding Glu/Leu/Phe/Val dehydrogenase yields the protein MSQEANPFESLQEQIDDAAAYIDVDADVVDRLKHPERVLETNLTIDMDDGTTGRFKAFRSQFNGDRGPYKGGIRYHPGVTRDEVKALSGWMVYKCATVGIPYGGGKGGIVIDPSEYSAGEIERVTRSFAKELRPFVGEDKDIPAPDVNTGQREMNWIKDTYETLENVTEPGVVTGKAIDSGGSEGRVEATGRSTMLAAREVFDYLGKDISDATVAVQGYGNAGWIAANLIDDLGADVVAVSDSSGAIHNADGFDPVAVKDFKRETGSVSGYEGADEEVSNEDLLTMDVDLLVPAALENAIDEALARDVNADVIVEAANGPLTPDADDVLTERDVTVVPDILANAGGVTVSYFEWVQNRQRFYWTEGRVNEELEAIIVDAFDRMTDAYESFDTPNLRTACYVNAIRRVVSAYEDAGNWP from the coding sequence ATGTCCCAGGAAGCGAATCCCTTCGAGAGTCTGCAGGAGCAGATCGACGACGCGGCGGCGTACATCGACGTGGACGCCGACGTCGTCGACCGACTCAAGCACCCCGAGCGCGTGCTGGAGACGAACCTCACGATCGACATGGACGACGGGACGACCGGGCGCTTCAAGGCCTTCCGATCGCAGTTCAACGGCGACCGCGGCCCCTACAAGGGCGGCATCCGCTACCACCCGGGCGTCACACGCGACGAGGTGAAGGCGCTCTCGGGGTGGATGGTGTACAAGTGCGCGACCGTCGGCATCCCCTACGGCGGCGGGAAGGGCGGCATCGTCATCGACCCGAGCGAGTACTCCGCGGGCGAGATCGAGCGCGTCACGCGATCGTTCGCGAAGGAACTCCGGCCGTTCGTCGGCGAGGACAAGGACATCCCCGCGCCCGACGTCAACACTGGCCAGCGCGAGATGAACTGGATCAAGGACACGTACGAGACCCTCGAGAACGTGACCGAGCCGGGCGTCGTCACCGGGAAGGCGATCGACTCCGGCGGGAGCGAGGGCCGCGTCGAGGCGACGGGTCGCTCCACGATGCTCGCCGCACGCGAGGTCTTCGACTACCTCGGCAAGGACATCTCGGACGCCACGGTCGCCGTGCAGGGCTACGGGAACGCGGGCTGGATCGCCGCGAACCTCATCGACGACCTCGGCGCGGACGTCGTCGCCGTCTCCGACTCCTCGGGCGCCATCCACAACGCCGACGGGTTCGACCCGGTCGCCGTCAAGGACTTCAAGCGCGAGACCGGTTCGGTCTCCGGCTACGAGGGCGCCGACGAGGAAGTCTCGAACGAGGACCTCCTCACGATGGACGTCGACCTGCTCGTGCCCGCGGCCCTCGAGAACGCGATCGACGAGGCGCTCGCTCGCGACGTCAACGCCGACGTCATCGTCGAGGCCGCGAACGGCCCGCTGACGCCGGACGCCGACGACGTCCTGACCGAGCGCGACGTCACGGTCGTTCCGGACATCCTCGCGAACGCCGGCGGCGTGACGGTGTCGTACTTCGAGTGGGTCCAGAACCGCCAGCGCTTCTACTGGACCGAGGGGCGCGTGAACGAGGAACTCGAAGCCATCATCGTCGACGCGTTCGATCGGATGACCGACGCGTACGAGTCCTTCGACACGCCGAACCTCCGGACGGCGTGCTACGTGAACGCGATCCGACGCGTCGTCTCGGCCTACGAGGACGCGGGCAACTGGCCCTGA